The following proteins are co-located in the Desulfobacterales bacterium genome:
- a CDS encoding DUF169 domain-containing protein, with product MKSAIKEALEIAHEPVAIILTDEKPEDAKQFKQGRWGCVMYMLVAAVKGQTAAFDRGTYGCQGGGTGLGFGNQYKNFPGGEDCFCYFLSIGNDQWEKGRKAGEQVKPYMRDEAFDDFMKGERYIQSPEMVKKFIECLPIIDIPNTYVVFKPLKDIDKHREKPEVVVFLADMDQIAGLTILANYHRETNDNVIFPYAAGCQSIGIYAFAEAKSQTPRAVLGLNDISARLAIKRLLKKDLMSFAVPYQLFEEMETNLPGSFVERNTWYQLRALK from the coding sequence ATGAAAAGCGCGATTAAAGAGGCCCTGGAGATAGCGCATGAACCGGTGGCCATCATTCTGACAGACGAAAAACCGGAAGATGCCAAGCAGTTTAAACAGGGCCGCTGGGGCTGTGTGATGTATATGCTGGTGGCTGCGGTTAAAGGCCAGACCGCGGCATTTGACCGTGGGACTTACGGCTGTCAGGGCGGCGGCACCGGCCTGGGGTTCGGCAACCAGTATAAAAACTTTCCGGGCGGTGAGGACTGTTTCTGCTATTTTCTGTCCATCGGCAATGACCAATGGGAGAAGGGCCGAAAAGCCGGCGAGCAGGTTAAGCCCTATATGCGCGATGAGGCTTTTGACGATTTCATGAAAGGGGAGCGCTACATCCAGTCCCCTGAGATGGTCAAAAAATTTATCGAATGCCTGCCCATTATTGATATCCCCAATACCTATGTCGTTTTCAAACCCCTAAAGGACATTGATAAGCACCGGGAAAAACCCGAAGTGGTCGTGTTTCTGGCGGATATGGACCAGATTGCGGGGCTTACCATCCTGGCCAATTATCACCGGGAGACCAACGACAACGTCATCTTTCCCTATGCCGCCGGATGCCAGTCCATCGGCATCTATGCATTCGCCGAGGCCAAATCCCAAACCCCGCGGGCGGTGCTGGGTTTAAATGATATCTCCGCACGGCTCGCCATTAAACGGCTGTTAAAAAAGGATTTGATGAGTTTTGCGGTCCCCTATCAGCTGTTCGAGGAAATGGAGACCAATCTCCCGGGCTCTTTTGTGGAGAGAAACACCTGGTATCAGCTAAGGGCGTTGAAGTAA
- a CDS encoding DUF99 family protein: protein MVEKRFSNVAGFDDAPFARDHRGPVKLVGTVYAGLRFDGVLIGEVQKDGFDAAARLAELVAESRFAGHIQLIILQGIAFGGFNVVDVFDLNRRLELPVLVVARRKPDLISIQDALAAHIGHGKAKWAVIERLGAMEPLGPVFIQRVGLSYEQAADVMGRFAINGNIPEPLRTAHMIASALVYGHSRGNV from the coding sequence ATGGTTGAAAAGCGGTTTTCAAATGTGGCCGGATTTGACGATGCCCCCTTTGCCCGGGACCATAGGGGGCCGGTCAAACTGGTGGGCACGGTATACGCGGGCTTGCGGTTTGACGGCGTGTTGATCGGCGAAGTCCAAAAGGACGGATTTGATGCCGCCGCGCGGCTTGCGGAGCTCGTCGCCGAATCCCGGTTTGCCGGACACATTCAGCTGATTATACTTCAGGGGATTGCCTTTGGGGGATTCAATGTGGTGGATGTGTTTGATCTGAACCGCCGACTGGAACTTCCCGTTCTGGTGGTGGCCCGCAGAAAGCCGGATTTGATAAGTATCCAGGATGCGCTCGCCGCCCACATCGGTCACGGAAAAGCCAAGTGGGCGGTGATCGAACGGCTCGGGGCGATGGAGCCGCTCGGCCCCGTATTTATCCAGCGGGTGGGCCTCTCCTATGAACAGGCGGCGGATGTGATGGGTCGGTTTGCGATTAACGGCAACATCCCGGAGCCGCTGCGCACGGCCCACATGATTGCCAGCGCACTGGTGTACGGGCACAGCCGGGGCAATGTGTAG
- a CDS encoding PPC domain-containing DNA-binding protein: MADMKNVSKKSVYMGRLSHGGDLLEELTNICRDQNIQSGRVEAIGAVQKACIGYYDQKKWEYQFHTLDQAMEILKLSGNISLKDGAPMVHAHITLADGEGRAFGGHLAPDTIIFACECIIEAFDSAAFNRVYDEETGLPLWGLSS; encoded by the coding sequence ATGGCAGATATGAAAAATGTGTCAAAAAAATCGGTGTATATGGGAAGACTTTCGCACGGCGGGGATCTGCTGGAAGAATTGACAAACATTTGCAGGGACCAAAATATCCAATCCGGCCGGGTGGAGGCCATCGGTGCGGTCCAAAAGGCATGCATCGGTTATTATGACCAGAAAAAATGGGAATATCAGTTCCATACCCTGGATCAGGCCATGGAGATTTTAAAACTCTCCGGCAACATCTCCCTGAAAGACGGCGCCCCCATGGTACACGCCCACATCACCCTGGCGGATGGGGAGGGCCGGGCGTTCGGCGGCCACCTGGCGCCGGACACCATCATTTTTGCCTGCGAGTGTATTATCGAAGCATTTGACAGTGCGGCTTTCAATCGGGTTTATGACGAGGAAACCGGTCTGCCCCTATGGGGATTGTCGTCTTAA
- a CDS encoding ABC transporter ATP-binding protein, with translation MNPVVEVRNVHKSFKNVHAVKGVSLSIEKGGFIGLLGPNGAGKTTLVEMIEGIQTPDCGEIRILGKTWQSDADELHQAIGISLQETRFIDKLTVREILRLFASFYNLHKSRVEEILELISLTEKRNAYTVNLSGGQRQRLALGLSLINRPQILLLDEPTTGLDPNARREIWSILLDLKERTHTSLILTTHYMEEAEQLCDYIMIMDQGEVLKEGTLKSLLEAHPEAEAADLKNPECRHKTLDDLFTSMTGRQLNE, from the coding sequence ATGAACCCGGTCGTTGAAGTCAGAAACGTTCACAAATCCTTTAAAAACGTCCATGCGGTAAAGGGTGTCTCCCTTAGCATTGAAAAGGGCGGCTTCATCGGGCTTTTGGGTCCCAACGGCGCCGGCAAGACCACGCTGGTGGAGATGATCGAGGGCATCCAGACGCCGGATTGCGGCGAGATCCGTATTCTGGGCAAAACCTGGCAGTCCGATGCGGATGAACTCCACCAAGCCATCGGCATCTCGCTCCAGGAAACCCGGTTTATCGATAAATTAACGGTTCGGGAGATCCTGCGGCTTTTTGCAAGCTTTTATAATCTGCACAAATCGCGGGTGGAAGAAATATTGGAGCTTATCTCGCTTACTGAAAAGCGAAACGCCTATACCGTAAACCTATCCGGCGGCCAGCGCCAGCGGCTGGCGCTGGGTCTTTCCCTGATCAACAGACCGCAGATCCTGCTTCTGGATGAGCCCACCACGGGCCTTGACCCCAATGCCCGGCGGGAGATATGGTCGATTCTTCTGGATCTTAAAGAACGCACCCATACTTCGCTCATTTTAACCACCCACTATATGGAGGAGGCGGAGCAGCTCTGCGACTACATCATGATCATGGATCAGGGAGAGGTTCTAAAGGAGGGGACCCTGAAATCCTTGCTGGAAGCCCATCCGGAAGCGGAGGCGGCAGACCTGAAAAATCCGGAATGCCGGCACAAAACCCTGGATGATTTGTTTACGTCAATGACAGGCAGGCAGCTCAATGAATAG
- a CDS encoding ABC transporter permease, with amino-acid sequence MNRWFAPIQMAHLVAAHFKEVSRQPAVFFWGIIFPILISLGLGLAFTQQTEVDRQIAIIDKAEPGDAHVKSGQLASFLETRATRISSERGTDARYQLTLSEEHLGTTRFVFIKTTWPQALKLLKRGRISLIMTEENRNIRYHFDPANPEAQITYLKLSKVLSGEAPGDAGLSKNVEPLTVQGSRYIDFLIPGLISMGIMMSCMWGISYGMIEKRSKKMLRRMVATPMRKSHFLLALMVVRIAMNVIEAGLLFLFAWIAFDIVIQGSLAALFVIFMAGNIAFGGIAILTSSHTANTEIGNGLINAVVLPMSVLSGIFFSYHNFPDWSLPVIEKLPLTLLADGIRSIFIEGAGFAETAGPSVLLFAIGIFFFSLGLRVFKWH; translated from the coding sequence ATGAATAGATGGTTTGCGCCCATACAGATGGCGCACCTGGTGGCGGCCCATTTCAAAGAGGTAAGCCGGCAGCCGGCCGTGTTTTTCTGGGGAATTATCTTTCCGATCCTTATCTCTTTGGGTCTGGGCCTGGCATTTACCCAGCAGACAGAGGTTGATCGCCAAATCGCGATCATAGACAAGGCTGAGCCGGGGGATGCGCATGTAAAATCCGGGCAGCTGGCATCCTTTCTTGAAACCCGCGCCACCCGGATATCTTCTGAGAGGGGGACGGATGCGCGGTATCAGCTGACCCTGTCGGAGGAGCATTTGGGCACCACCCGGTTTGTATTTATAAAAACCACCTGGCCGCAGGCCCTGAAGCTGCTCAAGCGCGGCCGTATCAGTCTGATTATGACCGAAGAGAACCGGAATATCAGGTATCATTTTGATCCCGCCAACCCGGAGGCCCAGATTACCTATCTCAAGCTCTCCAAAGTGCTCTCCGGGGAGGCGCCGGGGGATGCCGGGCTCAGTAAAAACGTCGAACCCTTGACGGTTCAGGGCTCCCGATATATCGATTTTCTAATCCCCGGCCTGATTTCCATGGGCATCATGATGTCCTGCATGTGGGGGATCAGCTACGGGATGATCGAGAAGCGGTCCAAGAAAATGCTGCGCCGCATGGTGGCGACCCCCATGCGGAAATCCCATTTTCTGCTGGCCCTGATGGTGGTCCGGATTGCCATGAATGTTATTGAAGCCGGGCTCCTTTTTCTGTTCGCCTGGATCGCCTTTGATATCGTCATCCAGGGAAGCCTTGCCGCCCTTTTTGTGATTTTTATGGCCGGCAATATCGCCTTTGGCGGCATTGCCATACTGACCTCATCGCATACCGCGAATACGGAAATCGGAAACGGGCTGATCAATGCGGTGGTGCTGCCCATGTCCGTGCTCTCCGGCATTTTCTTCAGCTACCACAATTTTCCGGACTGGAGCCTGCCGGTGATTGAAAAGCTGCCGCTCACACTTCTGGCAGACGGTATCCGGAGTATTTTTATCGAGGGCGCGGGATTTGCCGAAACCGCCGGACCTTCCGTGCTCTTGTTTGCCATCGGCATTTTTTTCTTTTCCCTGGGGCTTCGGGTGTTTAAGTGGCACTGA
- a CDS encoding MoxR family ATPase, producing the protein MNPAMNEEFENIVRQISRVVIGKEAHVRLALTCLFAKGHLLIEDLPGIGKTTLAKVLAKCLGLDFQRMQFTSDMLPGDILGVSIFDQNAGTFHFHPGPIFSQVLLADEINRATPKTQSALLEAMEEEQVTIEGETRHLGQPFFVIATQNPLEHAGTFPLPESQMDRFLMRIELGYPDRHAEKKILQGDGAQAALENMSHCMDKADVIRIQDEITRVHTSDAFLDYLQDILHFTRTSPHFQVGLSPRAGLSLSRAARSWAYLHGRDYTIPEDLQKVLLWVVGHRLRTRADRMEIPRNKLIDLLKEVPVPV; encoded by the coding sequence GTGAATCCGGCCATGAACGAGGAGTTTGAAAACATCGTCCGGCAGATCAGCCGGGTGGTGATTGGCAAAGAGGCGCATGTGCGTCTGGCCCTGACCTGTTTGTTTGCAAAAGGCCATCTTTTAATCGAGGATCTGCCGGGGATCGGCAAAACCACGCTGGCCAAGGTGCTGGCCAAATGCCTGGGCCTTGACTTCCAGCGCATGCAGTTTACCAGCGACATGCTGCCCGGCGACATCCTGGGGGTATCCATTTTTGATCAAAATGCGGGCACCTTTCATTTCCACCCCGGGCCGATATTTTCCCAGGTGCTTTTGGCGGATGAAATCAACCGCGCCACGCCAAAGACCCAGAGCGCCCTGCTCGAGGCCATGGAAGAGGAGCAGGTCACCATTGAGGGCGAAACCCGGCATCTGGGCCAGCCCTTTTTTGTGATCGCCACCCAGAATCCGCTGGAGCATGCGGGCACCTTTCCGCTGCCCGAATCCCAGATGGACCGGTTTCTGATGCGGATTGAACTGGGCTATCCGGACCGCCACGCGGAAAAAAAGATTCTTCAGGGCGATGGCGCGCAGGCGGCCCTGGAGAACATGTCCCACTGCATGGACAAAGCGGATGTGATCCGGATTCAGGATGAGATTACCCGGGTGCATACCTCGGATGCGTTTCTGGATTACCTGCAGGATATCCTGCATTTTACCCGCACCTCGCCGCATTTTCAGGTGGGGCTCTCCCCGCGGGCGGGGCTTTCCCTTTCCCGGGCGGCCCGGTCCTGGGCCTATCTCCACGGCCGGGATTACACCATTCCGGAAGACCTCCAGAAGGTACTCTTATGGGTGGTCGGCCATCGGCTGCGCACCCGGGCGGACCGGATGGAAATCCCCCGCAACAAATTGATCGATCTGTTAAAGGAAGTCCCGGTCCCGGTTTGA
- a CDS encoding DUF58 domain-containing protein, producing MKKRFPVTQSDTSLPIRLNRRRIYILPTRHGVLFLLVLFGMLLGSINYNNNLGFLLVFLLGGMLLVSIIHTWRNLLGLKILSVSADPVFAGETAVFQVLVRSETLLRKAVTVGFKNAARTIANISPGAENVISVDAETGHRGWYAPGRLIIATRFPLGLFRAWANLNTGAKVVVYPRPIAGALELTDNAAAGDDEKARQTSGVDDFKGLTPYQPGDAIQHIAWKTLSRGQGVFTKAFGSEERQSVIIDYAKIPSADTEYRLSRLTDMVRQASRQNLFYGLKLPGDYLPPDKGERHKHECLKTLALFAADE from the coding sequence TTGAAAAAGCGTTTCCCAGTTACGCAGTCAGATACCTCCCTGCCGATTCGGCTCAACCGGCGCCGGATATACATCCTGCCCACCCGCCACGGCGTGCTGTTTCTTTTGGTTTTGTTCGGCATGCTGCTTGGCTCCATTAATTACAACAACAACCTGGGCTTTCTCCTGGTGTTTCTCCTGGGCGGCATGCTCCTGGTCTCTATCATCCATACCTGGCGAAATCTGCTGGGGTTAAAAATTTTATCCGTGTCCGCCGATCCGGTGTTTGCCGGGGAAACCGCGGTCTTTCAGGTGCTTGTCCGCTCGGAGACGCTGCTTCGCAAGGCCGTGACCGTTGGCTTTAAAAATGCGGCCCGCACCATTGCAAACATTTCCCCGGGGGCTGAGAATGTTATTTCGGTAGACGCGGAAACCGGGCATCGCGGCTGGTATGCCCCGGGACGCCTGATCATTGCCACCCGTTTTCCGTTGGGGCTTTTCAGGGCCTGGGCCAATCTGAATACCGGGGCGAAAGTGGTTGTTTATCCCCGGCCGATTGCCGGCGCTCTTGAGTTGACCGATAATGCGGCCGCCGGCGATGATGAAAAGGCCAGGCAGACCAGCGGGGTTGATGATTTCAAAGGCTTAACGCCCTATCAGCCCGGGGATGCCATCCAGCATATTGCCTGGAAGACCCTGTCCCGGGGGCAGGGCGTTTTTACCAAGGCGTTTGGCAGTGAAGAAAGGCAATCGGTGATCATAGATTATGCGAAGATTCCATCGGCGGATACGGAGTACAGGCTGTCGCGCCTTACGGATATGGTGCGCCAAGCCAGCCGGCAGAACCTGTTTTACGGTTTGAAGCTGCCCGGTGACTATCTGCCGCCGGATAAAGGGGAGCGGCATAAGCACGAATGCTTGAAAACCCTCGCCCTGTTTGCGGCGGACGAATAA